A genomic window from Lycium barbarum isolate Lr01 chromosome 4, ASM1917538v2, whole genome shotgun sequence includes:
- the LOC132638036 gene encoding transcription factor MYC2-like: MQDITSTISSSSPPSLLNTLQKRLQYIIHSRQEWWVYAIFWQASKDANGRLVFSWGDGHLRGAKDSASAKVRMDTDMFYAVSAQECFVSDDDLIVNTYNSGSCVWLNNYYELQLYNYERAKQAHLHGIGTLVCISTPHGVVELGSCEIIQENWELIQLTRSIFGCSNKNSPPPNNSLSSFNFVPLGNHIQKSEEMDTKNNQEIIIGNKSSDSGNSDFDNESSAINNTNSPNKRGRKSSSSNITMAKNHVEAERQRREKLNHRFYALRSVVPKVSKMDRASLLADAVAYINELKAKVQELESNNKTQYQKPSRNYVNNVMEMYESQSVSSAVVDRANNINSSFNWCDGAYGMEVEVKIIGVEAVVRVRSPDVNYPCARLMNVLRELEFQIHRASVSSIKDMMLQDVVIRIPDNVANEEDLKSAILTKLSVAYN, from the coding sequence ATGCAAGACATTACCTcaacaatttcttcttcttctccaccTTCACTACTTAATACACTTCAAAAACGCCTTCAGTATATAATCCATAGCCGTCAAGAATGGTGGGTTTATGCTATTTTCTGGCAAGCGTCAAAAGACGCTAATGGCCGTCTTGTTTTCTCGTGGGGAGACGGCCATTTGCGTGGTGCCAAAGACTCGGCTTCGGCCAAAGTCCGTATGGATACGGACATGTTTTATGCGGTGTCAGCACAGGAATGTTTCGTGTCCGATGATGACCTCATCGTAAACACTTATAATTCCGGTTCGTGCGTTTGGCTCAACAATTATTACGAGTTGCAACTTTACAACTATGAGAGAGCTAAACAAGCTCACTTGCATGGAATTGGGACTCTAGTTTGTATTTCTACTCCTCATGGTGTTGTCGAATTGGGATCTTGTGAAATTATTCAAGAAAATTGGGAATTAATTCAATTAACTAGGTCTATATTTGGATGCAGCAATAAAAATAGTCCCCCGCCAAATAATAGTCTTTCTAGTTTCAATTTTGTTCCTTTGGGAAATCATATTCAGAAATCGGAAGAAATGGATACAAAAaataatcaagaaataattatAGGCAACAAATCATCCGATTCTGGAAATTCGGACTTTGATAATGAGTCCTCGGCTATCAACAATACTAATTCACCTAATAAACGAGGACGAAAATCCAGTTCCAGCAACATAACAATGGCGAAAAATCATGTTGAAGCTGAGAGACAGAGAAGGGAAAAGCTGAATCATCGGTTCTACGCTCTAAGGAGCGTGGTCCCTAAGGTGTCGAAAATGGATAGAGCTTCTTTGCTAGCTGATGCAGTTGCTTATATTAATGAGCTCAAGGCCAAAGTTCAAGAATTAGAGTCTAATAATAAAACTCAGTACCAGAAACCTAGCAGAAATTATGTTAATAATGTTATGGAGATGTACGAATCTCAAAGCGTATCGTCTGCTGTAGTTGATCGTGCGAATAATATCAATTCATCGTTCAATTGGTGCGATGGGGCATATGGAATGGAAGTCGAGGTCAAGATTATTGGAGTAGAAGCTGTGGTTCGGGTCCGCTCACCTGATGTGAACTACCCGTGTGCGAGATTGATGAACGTGCTGCGAGAGTTGGAGTTTCAAATTCACCGGGCAAGTGTTTCAAGTATCAAGGACATGATGCTACAAGATGTTGTGATTAGGATTCCTGATAATGTGGCTAATGAGGAAGACCTTAAATCCGCTATACTCACAAAATTAAGTGTTGCTTACAATTAA